The following proteins are encoded in a genomic region of Triticum dicoccoides isolate Atlit2015 ecotype Zavitan chromosome 1B, WEW_v2.0, whole genome shotgun sequence:
- the LOC119349797 gene encoding pathogen-related protein — translation MASAEGGDKYRSFLHGDGEKNTVWRHGAPPNYDLVNKLFEDERTKEWAEGSLEEKVQRLLKTWEMELVHKVRPEDQKSVNPKNYSATTNGLKPLTREEVMAMGGYNAFLATTLPPEHRIYDPDAESVESATSTFLTAFPRGFAIEVLDVYSGPPRIAFKFRHWGYMEGPFKGHPPHGRRVEFFGVCVFDVDEDTKVEKAEFFYERGNFLASFLSAPASASASASAASASGCPVMRGD, via the exons ATGGCCTCTGCTGAAGGAGGAGACAAATATCGGTCGTTCCTGCACGGCGACGGCGAGAAGAACACGGTGTGGAGGCATGGAGCCCCTCCCAACTACGACCTGGTGAACAAGCTCTTCGAGGATGAGCGGACCAAG GAATGGGCCGAGGGATCTCTGGAAGAGAAGGTGCAGCGGCTGCTCAAAACCTGGGAGATGGAGTTGGTCCACAAGGTGCGGCCCGAGGACCAGAAGAGCGTCAACCCCAAGAATTACTCCGCCACCACCAACG GGCTGAAGCCTCTGACGCGGGAGGAGGTGATGGCCATGGGCGGCTACAACGCGTTCCTGGCGACCACGCTGCCGCCGGAGCACCGCATCTACGACCCGGACGCGGAGTCGGTGGAGTCGGCTACGTCCACCTTCCTCACGGCGTTCCCCCGGGGCTTCGCCATCGAGGTGCTGGACGTGTACAGCGGCCCGCCCAGGATCGCCTTCAAGTTCCGGCACTGGGGCTAcatggagggcccgttcaagggccACCCTCCGCACGGCCGCCGCGTCGAGTTCTTCGGCGTCTGTGTCTTCGAC GTTGATGAGGACACCAAGGTGGAGAAGGCGGAGTTCTTCTACGAGCGTGGCAACTTTCTTGCGAGCTTCTTGAGTGCgcctgcttctgcttctgcttctgcttctgctgCGTCGGCTTCAGGCTGCCCTGTGATGAGAGGAGACTGA